In the Candidatus Saccharimonadales bacterium genome, TCTTTTTTGACATTTTGCTAAACCAGCGCCAGTGACGCCGGGTTGTTCGTTTTGCTTTTCTGACAGGTGATACCTTTTTGGTATATTTTCCTTGACGGATCATATGATTAGTATACTACTTTCAAGCTTAAAATTGCCCCACCCTGCATCGGTATGACATATCTTCATACTGCTACTTATTATCTCATATCGGTAGATTATTACAATTTCCATACACGAGTATAGTACTGGGATTGACTTTTACCAATAAATATGATAAAATAAATACACTTCTGTTCGCTCCTAGCAAGGAGAAGAGATGGCGTACCTTACTGAAGCAGAGCAACTCGAAATAGTGAGAAAAGTGCTCACAGGTGACTTGCGACGCGATGACTTCGCGACGCGGCCTCTCTGGTCACTTCCCACACTGACCTATGTAGGCGTCGCTATGACGCTTGCTGGGCGGTACAGGATCAACGACGACAATCAGGTCTGCGTACCCCTCCAGAAGATTCTCAATGAAGTCATTCTGATGGGCTTCGAGGAGGTGGAGAAGGAGTACACCAGGGACGAGTACGAGGACTACCAACTACGCGAATCGGTAAGGCGTCTCAAGCTTTGCCGCAGAGCACCTCAGGGTAGTCGTCCCTACCAAGTAGTGCTCGACCCGTCGCCCGCACTTCAATCCCTCATCGCCGAGCACCAAGACAGCCCAAAGATCGAAGACTTCTTCAGAGACATGGCTGAAGGCTTCGCGCGCCATGCAGGCTGGAAGATGAGGCGTGAGATGCAATTTCTCCAGCGAGAGCAAGAGGAGAAGCGGCTACGTCTTCAAGGGCCGATGACCCGTGAGGCGCATCAGCTTGTCGCGCGGTTCAAGGAAAAGTACGGTTTCGACGGCCTTGCTGCTCTACGCGCTCAGCTCGACGAAGCGCAAGAGCAACAGTAAGACGATCATCGTGAACAGAAGAAGCCGCATTCCCTGCACCTGCAGGGGAAGCGGCTTTTTCGCCTTTTAGACTACTGCATTTTAATCATAAACGCGCACATAATTGCGGCGGCAAGTGCATCGGCGCAGTCATCGGGTTTTGGCACGTCTTTTAATCCTAGCTGGATTCGCACCATTTCTTGTACCTGCTTTTTATCAGCCTTGCCATACCCTGTAATTGTTTGTTTGATTTGAAGGGGAGTGTACTCTTCGATTTTTAGCTTTGCCTGCTTGCCTGTTAACATTGCAACGCCACGGGCATGCGACACGCTCATTGCGGTCGTCACGTTTTTAGCAAAAAACAGTTGTTCGATTGCCATAAATTCGGGCTTGGTTTCTTTAATGATGCTGGTAAGCTCTAGGTATATCTCCTCTAGCCTATCCGCAAGGGGAGTGTGTGCGGGTGTCGTAATAACACCCGCTGTCACCAGCGTCGTCCTCCCTGCCTTGGCGTCAATAACGCCAAACCCCAAGATTCCAGTACCCGGGTCAATCCCAATGATTCTCATAGTCTTAGTATACGATAGTTACTTGTTGTCATGCATAACCACAAGCTCTGCTTAAAATACCTGTCATAATTAAATATAGCTGGAAATGAGTTGAGGCTTCTAGCTTATTCTGCAGGTTCGACCGTAATGTCGGCATTAGTGTGAACGTTTACGACGTCGTCTAGCTCATCAAGCGCATCAAGAACTTTAAAGGCTTTTCGCGCTGTCTCTGGATCACTAATTTCAACAGGAGCATTAGGAACGTATTGCAGTTCGGCTTCTTTCACTTCTAGACCTGCGTCAATGAGTGCTGTACGCACTTTGGCTAGATCTTTTTGCTCAGTGTACACGATCACTTCCCCGTCTTCTTCAACGGCATCTTCTGCACCTGCATCGAGAATGGTCAAAAGCGCGTCTTCACCGCTCGCGGCAACGCGAATAACGCCCTTTCGCGTAAATTGAAACGCTACGCTGCCAGGTTCTGCCATGCTTCCGCCATTCTTAGTAAAAGCACTGCGCACTTCTGGGTAAGTTCGGTTTTTGTTGTCAGTCGCTGTTTCAACGATGATACCCATGCCTCCAGGCCCATACCCTTCATATGTTGCCTCTTCCATGACGGCGGCGTTCTTGTCGCTTACACGATCGATGGCACGTTGAATATTATTGTTAGGCATATTCGCCTGTTTAGCCTTCTCAATTGCTAGGGCTAATGCCGAGTTCATTGTCGGGTCGACTCCACTACGAGCCGCAATAGCAATCTGATTACCAATTTTTGTAAATACAGCACCACGCTTGGCGTCTTTTGCACCTTTTTCACGCTTAATTGTTGACCACTTGCTGTGTCCTGACATAAAAAATCTCCGTTAAGACCTGTATCGTTTTCTTTATTATAACAGATGGAGAAAGGTTATTCTACGGAGTTTAAAGACTCCAGAAGCAAATCAATGCCCATATAGGAATATAGGACCTGTAAGACTTCGAGTGGTCTTGATAAAGTTGTTTACGGAATTTTGGAGTTTGGTTATATATTGAATATCTCTTGTATATATTTAGATATAAGAGAAAGAGAAAAGAGATTAACGGTAGTAATTAAAAAAGATAGCTACAATACCGGTATTGTAGCTAATGCGCTTCTAATTTTAGTTAAATCGCAATGCAGCTATCCCGTCTGGGATAGCAAAAACAAAAGAACGAACCTCGAAAATGAGATTCGTTTCACATGATTGACCGAAAAGGCTCGAACCAATGTATTTCTAGACGAAATCAGTAATATGAATCTTAAATACGTGTCATCCGGTAATTACTAATGTTCGCATACGGACTTATTACCGGTGCGGTCGTACAGTTACCGTTGAGCGTGTTCGTCTGCGCACTACCTTCTAATCGATAGACAATCAGATACATCTGGTTAAAGCCCGCTCCGCATGAGGTCGCCGCATTATTAGAAAGGTAAGCGTAATTGTAGCCGACTGGTGTCAAAACGTTGACATTTGACGTACTGGTTGGATCGGATGGCACGTTGTTGTCCATGTATGGCTTCAGTGCAGTCACAAGTGTTTGCCAGCTAGCATCTGCCGTTGTATTCCAAGCATTGCTCATTACCGTTGCGCCGCCACTGGTTGGGTATTTATGATTATCCAAATAATACAGCTCCAGGCCCTTGGCAAGCTCAGCAATATCGTTCTGTCGCCTGCTATCCCGCGCACGCCCTTGGCTGCCGTTATATGCAATGATGCTAATTGACGCCAAAATACTGATGATAACAATAACGACTAAAAGCTCAACCAGAGTGAATCCTTTAGTATGAATCTTTTTTAGGTTGCCCACCTGCATAATACCTACCAGTATACTGTTTTTATAAAAGATATACAAAAGCTCATTAAAAATTCCGGACGTTGATCTAATTCATAAAGAGATACGAAAACAGCGAAGTAATTTACTTAATGCCCAGTAGTAGTTATACAATATCTTTCCAATAGCAAGTGTAGTCACCACCTTTATTAAAGCCGAGCTGTTCATAGCGACTGTCTAGCTCACTTTCGCCAACTGGTGAATAAACTAGTACTTGTGTATGCCCTCTTTCTTTTAATATGCCAAGGGCCTTGTTAATGAGTTCGGCAACAACCGTTTTATCATTACCAGCTACAGCGAAGCGGAATAACCATGCTACGCGTCCATCATCAATTAGCGAAACTGTGCCAATCAGACTGGCATCGTCCTCTGCAAGTAAAATTGCATCTGAGTCAGCTTCGATTTTTTTGCGTAAACGTTCTTCACCGTCACGAGCTTCATCGAATTGTCCTCCATACAGCGAACTATTTTCATATAAGGCTCTCAATGATTTGTAGTCTGATGGCTGATAAGTTCTTATATTCATGGACTCATTATAGCTGTTTATAATTTCTACCCCAATAAAACAAAAACGCCACTATATTAGTGACGCCTAGTCTCATCTTTGAATGATTTCATGGAGGGTCCAGTGGGGCTTGAACCCACGACACCCTGCTTAAAAGGCAGGTGCTCTAACCAGCTGAGCTATGGACCCGAATTGTGAATGCTATTAGCGAGAAGCTAACTTATAAAAGATAGCATTTTAAAGGGTAGTTTGTCAATGTTTGCTAGGTGATTTAGACCGTCCAGGCGTCCTGGTTAAGAAAACATCGACAATGGCGAGTATCAGACCGGCAGTGATAATTAAGGTCCTGTGTTCTACCATGTAGTCATACACAGTTTTACCTACGCCCTCGATCACGAGCGCCGATCCTAATGAATCAAGTAGAAGGGCAGTGGCAAAAAGAGAAAATGCGAGCGCGCCACCT is a window encoding:
- the ruvC gene encoding crossover junction endodeoxyribonuclease RuvC, translating into MRIIGIDPGTGILGFGVIDAKAGRTTLVTAGVITTPAHTPLADRLEEIYLELTSIIKETKPEFMAIEQLFFAKNVTTAMSVSHARGVAMLTGKQAKLKIEEYTPLQIKQTITGYGKADKKQVQEMVRIQLGLKDVPKPDDCADALAAAIMCAFMIKMQ
- a CDS encoding YebC/PmpR family DNA-binding transcriptional regulator — translated: MSGHSKWSTIKREKGAKDAKRGAVFTKIGNQIAIAARSGVDPTMNSALALAIEKAKQANMPNNNIQRAIDRVSDKNAAVMEEATYEGYGPGGMGIIVETATDNKNRTYPEVRSAFTKNGGSMAEPGSVAFQFTRKGVIRVAASGEDALLTILDAGAEDAVEEDGEVIVYTEQKDLAKVRTALIDAGLEVKEAELQYVPNAPVEISDPETARKAFKVLDALDELDDVVNVHTNADITVEPAE
- a CDS encoding prepilin-type N-terminal cleavage/methylation domain-containing protein; amino-acid sequence: MGNLKKIHTKGFTLVELLVVIVIISILASISIIAYNGSQGRARDSRRQNDIAELAKGLELYYLDNHKYPTSGGATVMSNAWNTTADASWQTLVTALKPYMDNNVPSDPTSTSNVNVLTPVGYNYAYLSNNAATSCGAGFNQMYLIVYRLEGSAQTNTLNGNCTTAPVISPYANISNYRMTRI